GACGAACTGGTTGCCCCGCGACACGTGGATCTGAATCGGGGTGTCCTTGGGCACCGAAGTTCCCGCCGGGGGCTCGGTGCCGACCACCTGACCGGCCGGTGCGGTGTTGTCCACGTCGATCACAACGGTGCTGGTGAATCCCGACGCGGTGAGAATCTGCTTGCAGACGTCGGCGCTCTGGCCCGTGCAGTCCGGCACCGAAGTGTTCTCCGGGCCGGAGCCCACGACCAACGTGACCTCGTAGATGATGCCCGCGGTCTGGTTGGCCGGCGGATTGGTGGCCAGCACCCGGCCCTTCTGCTCGGGCGTCGACGGGCTCGGCGACTCCTTGACCTTCTCGAACCCGGCGTCCTTGAGCTTCTGCCGGGCCTGCGACGGAGTCAGCCCGGCCACATCGGGCACCTGGGCCTGCTCCGGCCCGCCGGAGACGTTCACGGTGATCTCGTCACCGGCGGCCACCATGCTGTTGGCCGCCGGGTCGGTGCCGATCACGACACCGGGGGCCACCTTGTTGTCGGTCTTGTCCTCGGTGCGGGTCTTGAAGCCCCGATTCTGCAGGGCGGCAACGGCATCCGCCGAACGCTGACCGCTCACATCGGGCACCTGCACGTCGCGCGGCTTGCCGTCGAACATGTTGATCGCGACCGTCACCACCACGGTCAGCACGGCCAGGACCGCCACCGCGATGAGCCAACGGGCCACCGACGCATTGCGGTCGACGGGGCGGGGCACCACCAGATCCTGCGTGGGCGCCGCATGGGGTCCCTGGGCCAGCATCGGCCCGGAGTTCATCATCGACGTCCGCTCGGACTCGGTGAGCACCTTCGGTGCCTCGGGGGCCTCTCCGCTGTGCACCCGGATCAGATCGGTGCGCATCTCGGCCGCGGTCTGATAGCGGTTGTCGGGGTTCTTGGCCAGGGCCTTGAGCACCACCGCGTCGAGTTCGGGGGAAATCCCGGTGTGCCGTTGCGACGGCGGGATCGGATCCTCGCGGACATGCTGATACGCCACCGCGACCGGCGAATCGCCGATGAAAGGCGGTTCCCCGGTGAGCATTTCGTACAGCACGCAGCCCAGCGAGTAGACGTCGGAACGGGCGTCGACGGTTTCCCCGCGCGCCTGCTCGGGCGACAGGTACTGCGCGGTGCCGATGACCGCGGCGGTCTGGGTGACGCTGTTGCCGGTATCGGCCAGGGCCCGGGCGATACCGAAGTCCATCACCTTCACAGCGTTGTTCTTGCTGATCATGATGTTGGCCGGCTTGACGTCCCGGTGCACGATGCCGTGCTGATGGCTGAAGTTCAGCGCCTGACAGGCGTCGGCGATGACCTCGATCGCGCGCCGCGGCGGCATGGGCCCGTCGGTGTGCACGATGTCGCGCAGCGTCACCCCGTCGACGTACTCCATCACGATGTAGGGCAGCGGCCCGTTCGGGGTCTCCGCCTCGCCGGTGTCGTACACCGCAACGATCGCGGGATGGTTCAGCGCGGCCGCGTTCTGCGCTTCACGGCGGAAACGCAGGTAGAAGCTGGGATCGCGGGCCAGGTCGGCGCGCAGGACTTTGACCGCGACGTCGCGGTGCAACCGCGTATCGCGTGCGATGTGAACTTCGGACATGCCACCGAAGCCGAGAATTTCACCGAGTTCAT
The genomic region above belongs to Mycolicibacterium sp. HK-90 and contains:
- the pknB gene encoding Stk1 family PASTA domain-containing Ser/Thr kinase, translating into MTTPQHLSDRYELGEILGFGGMSEVHIARDTRLHRDVAVKVLRADLARDPSFYLRFRREAQNAAALNHPAIVAVYDTGEAETPNGPLPYIVMEYVDGVTLRDIVHTDGPMPPRRAIEVIADACQALNFSHQHGIVHRDVKPANIMISKNNAVKVMDFGIARALADTGNSVTQTAAVIGTAQYLSPEQARGETVDARSDVYSLGCVLYEMLTGEPPFIGDSPVAVAYQHVREDPIPPSQRHTGISPELDAVVLKALAKNPDNRYQTAAEMRTDLIRVHSGEAPEAPKVLTESERTSMMNSGPMLAQGPHAAPTQDLVVPRPVDRNASVARWLIAVAVLAVLTVVVTVAINMFDGKPRDVQVPDVSGQRSADAVAALQNRGFKTRTEDKTDNKVAPGVVIGTDPAANSMVAAGDEITVNVSGGPEQAQVPDVAGLTPSQARQKLKDAGFEKVKESPSPSTPEQKGRVLATNPPANQTAGIIYEVTLVVGSGPENTSVPDCTGQSADVCKQILTASGFTSTVVIDVDNTAPAGQVVGTEPPAGTSVPKDTPIQIHVSRGNQFVMPDLVGQFWDDVYPRLTALGWTGVLDKGPNIPNSGQRSNAVVTQSPPAGSGVNRDARITLSFAS